One window of Calonectris borealis chromosome 28, bCalBor7.hap1.2, whole genome shotgun sequence genomic DNA carries:
- the ANKRD24 gene encoding ankyrin repeat domain-containing protein 24 isoform X1 has product MAARRLLLNTMKQICLCAAASFASQDWTKNDEKLLQAVDYNDAGKVTSLLVRKGLVPTKLDSEGKSAFHLAAMRGNVDCLEAMLAHGVDAMTKDSSGYTALHLASKHGHPQCVSKLLQASCPVDVADGSGRTALHHAAVSGCISCSEILCDFKAPLNTKDKDGSTPLILAAKMSHSELCRYLLHRGAAVNSRDLQGRTALMLACENGSVETVEVLVNAGARVAVVDSSGHDAAHYSLATGNALIQHFLQEAAQRRSWASEEESTEQTSQTSSPSQSSVREKNSTPRKRKAPLPPLGTPSQEDRDAYEEIVRLRQERAQFLQKIRGLEQQEKQRQERAELDEGSLRSMEKQIQELEEQLAARDGEKERLGKEVEALWSRLSSLENEKENTSYDIETLQDEEGDPLAFPGAELLLSKKTLSPSAEELLATLQGQVQSLTVQNKELREKIQVLENYERDESHPSTPGDFVPASLYNALQRELERLRAQCVEPPRGTDARDEAGGQPEGQTGASEQAPEQIGEGSAAQRIPEEPAWTWGECKAALGELRVPQTQTSAAEREAGAELAEARAALQQAQAALEEREQRVKELQARLEAGAEAVEATASLGDSLEEALREKEALLERCGRAEVEAEALRRELEAKARDWRAAGGPEPGVLEQRVAELVRQNEEVTAQLGQLRETLGRREAELGTLREQLAARPVGRREHEEALARLRQAQAEAEGRVPREEHARATAALEEQAQALRERAAQLEAAAEAKGHEAARLEAELAAAVPRGEHEAAQAGLRAEAAALAQRLGELSRRHEKTCEEVFRVQRQALFMKSERQAAEERLAAAQKQLAEAQDEARRLRELHGHAEDSARLVRDRDRKITELSKEVFRLKEALNTLPESRGPPQSPPDTAALQARIRALEDKLVETEMRHSKVVTLYRSHLLYAVQGHMDEDVQRLLCQILRMQRLQEQGR; this is encoded by the exons ATGgctgcccgccgcctcctcctcaaCACCATGAAACAGATCTGCCTCTGTGCCGCTGCCTCCTTTGCG AGCCAGGACTGGACCAAGAATGATGAGAAGCTCCTGCAAGCTGTGGACTACAACGACGCCGGGAAGGTGACATCTCTCCTCGTCCGCAAGGGCCTGGTCCCCACCAAGCTGGACTCGGAGGGCAAATCCGC GTTCCACCTGGCTGCCATGCGGGGGAACGTGGACTGCCTCGAAGCCATGCTGGCTCACGGCGTGGATGCCATGACCAAGGATAGCTCGG GTTACACTGCCCTGCACCTGGCGTCCAAGCATGGCCACCCACAGTGTGTCAGCAAGCTGTTGCAG gcctCCTGCCCTGTGGACGTGGCCGATGGCAGCGGCCGAACAGCACTACACCACGCAG CGGTCAGCGGCTGCATCTCGTGCTCAGAGATCCTCTGTGATTTCAAGGCTCCTTTGAACACCAAGGACAAG GATGGTTCCACGCCGCTGATCCTTGCTGCTAAGATGAGCCACTCAGAGCTGTGCCGGTACCTGCTGCACCGCGGCGCGGCTGTCAACAGCCGGGACCTGCAGGGGAG GACAGCCTTGATGCTGGCCTGCGAGAACGGTAGCGTGGAGACGGTGGAGGTGCTCGTCAACGCCGGTGCCCGGGTGGCCGTGGTGGACTCCTCAGGTCACGATGCTGCGCACTACAGCCTGGCCACAGGCAACGCTCTCATCCAGCACTTCCTGCAAGAGGCTGCTCAGCGCCGGTCCTGGGCCAGTG AAGAGGAGTCAACTGAGCAGACGTCCCAG ACGTCTTCACCCAGCCAGTCGTCTGTCAGGGAGAAGAACAGCACCCCGAGGAAGAGGAaagcccctctgcctcccctgggcacccccagccag GAGGACCGGGACGCCTACGAGGAGATTGTACGGCTGCGGCAGGAGCGGGCCCAGTTCTTGCAGAAGATCCGGGGCTtggagcagcaggagaagcagagacaGGAG CGGGCAGAGCTGGACGAGGGCTCCCTGCGCTCCATGGAGAAGCAG atccaggagctggaggagcagctggcgGCACGGGATGGTGAGAAGGAGCGGCTGGGCAAGGAGGTGGAGGCTCTGTGGAGCCGCTTGTCCTCGCTGGAG AACGAGAAGGAGAACACGAGCTATGACATCGAGACACTGCAGGACGAGGAGGGAGACCCGCTTGCATTCCCAG gggcagagctgctgctctccaagAAGACGCTGAGCCCCTCGGCCGAggagctgctggccacgctgcagGGGCAGGTGCAGTCCCTCACCGTGCAGAAcaaggagctgagggagaaaataCAG GTGCTGGAGAACTATGAGCGGGACGAGAGCCACCCGTCCACCCCGGGGGACTTCGTACCCGCCAGCCTCTACAACGCTCTCCAACGCGAGCTGGAGCGGTTGCGGGCACAGTGCGTGGAGCCGCCGCGGGGCACGGATGCGAGGGATGAGGCTGGTGGGCAGCCGGAGGGGCAGACCGGTGCCTCGGAGCAAGCCCCAGAGCAAATCGGGGAGGGGAGTGCGGCGCAGCGGATCCCAGAGGAGCCGGCCTGGACCTGGGGCGAGTGCAAGGCGGCGCTGGGCGAGCTGCGGGTGCCGCAGACGCAGACCTCCGCAGCCGAGCGGGAGGCCGGCGCTGAGCTGGCGGAGGCCcgggcagccctgcagcaggcgCAGGCAGCGCTGGAGGAGCGGGAGCAGCGGGTGAAGGAGCTGCAGGCCCGTTTGGAGGCCGGCGCGGAGGCCGTGGAGGCGACGGCCTCCCTGGGGGACTCCCTGGAGGAGGCGTTGAGGGAGAAGGAGGCCTTGCTGGAGCGCTGCGGCCGGGCGGAGGTGGAGGCGGAGGCCCTGCGGCGGGAGCTGGAGGCCAAAGCGCGGGActggcgggcggcgggcggccccgagCCGGGGGTGCTGGAGCAACGGGTGGCAGAGCTGGTGCGGCAGAATGAGGAGGTGACggcccagctgggacagctgcgGGAGACGCTGGGTCGCAGGGAGGCCGAGCTGGGCACCCTGCGGGAGCAGCTGGCCGCCCGGCCGGTGGGGCGGCGGGAGCACGAGGAGGCCCTGGCGCGGCTGAGGCAGGCGCAGGCGGAGGCGGAGGGCCGGGTGCCGCGGGAGGAGCACGCCCGGGCCACGGCGGCGCTGGAGGAGCAGGCGCAGGCGCTGCGGGAGCGGGCGGCCCagctggaggcggcggcggaggccaAGGGGCACGAGGCCGCCCGGCTGGAGGCCGAGCTGGCGGCGGCGGTGCCACGGGGAGAGCACGAGGCGGCACAGGCGGGGCTgcgggccgaggcggcggcgctggcccAGCGGCTGGGCGAGCTGTCGCGGCGGCACGAGAAGACGTGCGAGGAGGTTTTTCGGGTGCAGCGGCAGGCGCTCTTCATGAAGAGCGAGCGGCAGGCGGCGGAGGAACGCCTGGCCGCCGCGCAGAAGCAGCTGGCGGAGGCGCAGGATGAAgcgcggcggctgcgggagcTCCACGGCCACGCTGAGGACTCGGCCCGGCTGgtcagggacagggacaggaag ATCACTGAGCTCTCTAAGGAGGTCTTCAGGCTGAAGGAAGCCCTGAATACCCTCCCCGAGTCCCGGGGACCACCGCAGTCACCCCCCGACACTGCCGCGCTCCAGGCCAGAATCCGTGCGCTGGAGGACAAGCTGGTG GAGACAGAAATGCGGCACAGCAAGGTGGTGACGCTGTATCGGAGCCACCTGCTCTACGCAGTGCAG GGCCACATGGACGAGGACGTGCAGAGACTCTTGTGCCAGATCCTGAGGATGCAgcggctgcaggagcagggcagatGA
- the ANKRD24 gene encoding ankyrin repeat domain-containing protein 24 isoform X2, whose product MAARRLLLNTMKQICLCAAASFASQDWTKNDEKLLQAVDYNDAGKVTSLLVRKGLVPTKLDSEGKSAFHLAAMRGNVDCLEAMLAHGVDAMTKDSSGYTALHLASKHGHPQCVSKLLQASCPVDVADGSGRTALHHAAVSGCISCSEILCDFKAPLNTKDKDGSTPLILAAKMSHSELCRYLLHRGAAVNSRDLQGRTALMLACENGSVETVEVLVNAGARVAVVDSSGHDAAHYSLATGNALIQHFLQEAAQRRSWASEESTEQTSQTSSPSQSSVREKNSTPRKRKAPLPPLGTPSQEDRDAYEEIVRLRQERAQFLQKIRGLEQQEKQRQERAELDEGSLRSMEKQIQELEEQLAARDGEKERLGKEVEALWSRLSSLENEKENTSYDIETLQDEEGDPLAFPGAELLLSKKTLSPSAEELLATLQGQVQSLTVQNKELREKIQVLENYERDESHPSTPGDFVPASLYNALQRELERLRAQCVEPPRGTDARDEAGGQPEGQTGASEQAPEQIGEGSAAQRIPEEPAWTWGECKAALGELRVPQTQTSAAEREAGAELAEARAALQQAQAALEEREQRVKELQARLEAGAEAVEATASLGDSLEEALREKEALLERCGRAEVEAEALRRELEAKARDWRAAGGPEPGVLEQRVAELVRQNEEVTAQLGQLRETLGRREAELGTLREQLAARPVGRREHEEALARLRQAQAEAEGRVPREEHARATAALEEQAQALRERAAQLEAAAEAKGHEAARLEAELAAAVPRGEHEAAQAGLRAEAAALAQRLGELSRRHEKTCEEVFRVQRQALFMKSERQAAEERLAAAQKQLAEAQDEARRLRELHGHAEDSARLVRDRDRKITELSKEVFRLKEALNTLPESRGPPQSPPDTAALQARIRALEDKLVETEMRHSKVVTLYRSHLLYAVQGHMDEDVQRLLCQILRMQRLQEQGR is encoded by the exons ATGgctgcccgccgcctcctcctcaaCACCATGAAACAGATCTGCCTCTGTGCCGCTGCCTCCTTTGCG AGCCAGGACTGGACCAAGAATGATGAGAAGCTCCTGCAAGCTGTGGACTACAACGACGCCGGGAAGGTGACATCTCTCCTCGTCCGCAAGGGCCTGGTCCCCACCAAGCTGGACTCGGAGGGCAAATCCGC GTTCCACCTGGCTGCCATGCGGGGGAACGTGGACTGCCTCGAAGCCATGCTGGCTCACGGCGTGGATGCCATGACCAAGGATAGCTCGG GTTACACTGCCCTGCACCTGGCGTCCAAGCATGGCCACCCACAGTGTGTCAGCAAGCTGTTGCAG gcctCCTGCCCTGTGGACGTGGCCGATGGCAGCGGCCGAACAGCACTACACCACGCAG CGGTCAGCGGCTGCATCTCGTGCTCAGAGATCCTCTGTGATTTCAAGGCTCCTTTGAACACCAAGGACAAG GATGGTTCCACGCCGCTGATCCTTGCTGCTAAGATGAGCCACTCAGAGCTGTGCCGGTACCTGCTGCACCGCGGCGCGGCTGTCAACAGCCGGGACCTGCAGGGGAG GACAGCCTTGATGCTGGCCTGCGAGAACGGTAGCGTGGAGACGGTGGAGGTGCTCGTCAACGCCGGTGCCCGGGTGGCCGTGGTGGACTCCTCAGGTCACGATGCTGCGCACTACAGCCTGGCCACAGGCAACGCTCTCATCCAGCACTTCCTGCAAGAGGCTGCTCAGCGCCGGTCCTGGGCCAGTG AGGAGTCAACTGAGCAGACGTCCCAG ACGTCTTCACCCAGCCAGTCGTCTGTCAGGGAGAAGAACAGCACCCCGAGGAAGAGGAaagcccctctgcctcccctgggcacccccagccag GAGGACCGGGACGCCTACGAGGAGATTGTACGGCTGCGGCAGGAGCGGGCCCAGTTCTTGCAGAAGATCCGGGGCTtggagcagcaggagaagcagagacaGGAG CGGGCAGAGCTGGACGAGGGCTCCCTGCGCTCCATGGAGAAGCAG atccaggagctggaggagcagctggcgGCACGGGATGGTGAGAAGGAGCGGCTGGGCAAGGAGGTGGAGGCTCTGTGGAGCCGCTTGTCCTCGCTGGAG AACGAGAAGGAGAACACGAGCTATGACATCGAGACACTGCAGGACGAGGAGGGAGACCCGCTTGCATTCCCAG gggcagagctgctgctctccaagAAGACGCTGAGCCCCTCGGCCGAggagctgctggccacgctgcagGGGCAGGTGCAGTCCCTCACCGTGCAGAAcaaggagctgagggagaaaataCAG GTGCTGGAGAACTATGAGCGGGACGAGAGCCACCCGTCCACCCCGGGGGACTTCGTACCCGCCAGCCTCTACAACGCTCTCCAACGCGAGCTGGAGCGGTTGCGGGCACAGTGCGTGGAGCCGCCGCGGGGCACGGATGCGAGGGATGAGGCTGGTGGGCAGCCGGAGGGGCAGACCGGTGCCTCGGAGCAAGCCCCAGAGCAAATCGGGGAGGGGAGTGCGGCGCAGCGGATCCCAGAGGAGCCGGCCTGGACCTGGGGCGAGTGCAAGGCGGCGCTGGGCGAGCTGCGGGTGCCGCAGACGCAGACCTCCGCAGCCGAGCGGGAGGCCGGCGCTGAGCTGGCGGAGGCCcgggcagccctgcagcaggcgCAGGCAGCGCTGGAGGAGCGGGAGCAGCGGGTGAAGGAGCTGCAGGCCCGTTTGGAGGCCGGCGCGGAGGCCGTGGAGGCGACGGCCTCCCTGGGGGACTCCCTGGAGGAGGCGTTGAGGGAGAAGGAGGCCTTGCTGGAGCGCTGCGGCCGGGCGGAGGTGGAGGCGGAGGCCCTGCGGCGGGAGCTGGAGGCCAAAGCGCGGGActggcgggcggcgggcggccccgagCCGGGGGTGCTGGAGCAACGGGTGGCAGAGCTGGTGCGGCAGAATGAGGAGGTGACggcccagctgggacagctgcgGGAGACGCTGGGTCGCAGGGAGGCCGAGCTGGGCACCCTGCGGGAGCAGCTGGCCGCCCGGCCGGTGGGGCGGCGGGAGCACGAGGAGGCCCTGGCGCGGCTGAGGCAGGCGCAGGCGGAGGCGGAGGGCCGGGTGCCGCGGGAGGAGCACGCCCGGGCCACGGCGGCGCTGGAGGAGCAGGCGCAGGCGCTGCGGGAGCGGGCGGCCCagctggaggcggcggcggaggccaAGGGGCACGAGGCCGCCCGGCTGGAGGCCGAGCTGGCGGCGGCGGTGCCACGGGGAGAGCACGAGGCGGCACAGGCGGGGCTgcgggccgaggcggcggcgctggcccAGCGGCTGGGCGAGCTGTCGCGGCGGCACGAGAAGACGTGCGAGGAGGTTTTTCGGGTGCAGCGGCAGGCGCTCTTCATGAAGAGCGAGCGGCAGGCGGCGGAGGAACGCCTGGCCGCCGCGCAGAAGCAGCTGGCGGAGGCGCAGGATGAAgcgcggcggctgcgggagcTCCACGGCCACGCTGAGGACTCGGCCCGGCTGgtcagggacagggacaggaag ATCACTGAGCTCTCTAAGGAGGTCTTCAGGCTGAAGGAAGCCCTGAATACCCTCCCCGAGTCCCGGGGACCACCGCAGTCACCCCCCGACACTGCCGCGCTCCAGGCCAGAATCCGTGCGCTGGAGGACAAGCTGGTG GAGACAGAAATGCGGCACAGCAAGGTGGTGACGCTGTATCGGAGCCACCTGCTCTACGCAGTGCAG GGCCACATGGACGAGGACGTGCAGAGACTCTTGTGCCAGATCCTGAGGATGCAgcggctgcaggagcagggcagatGA
- the ANKRD24 gene encoding ankyrin repeat domain-containing protein 24 isoform X3: protein MKSLKAKFKKADSQDWTKNDEKLLQAVDYNDAGKVTSLLVRKGLVPTKLDSEGKSAFHLAAMRGNVDCLEAMLAHGVDAMTKDSSGYTALHLASKHGHPQCVSKLLQASCPVDVADGSGRTALHHAAVSGCISCSEILCDFKAPLNTKDKDGSTPLILAAKMSHSELCRYLLHRGAAVNSRDLQGRTALMLACENGSVETVEVLVNAGARVAVVDSSGHDAAHYSLATGNALIQHFLQEAAQRRSWASEEESTEQTSQTSSPSQSSVREKNSTPRKRKAPLPPLGTPSQEDRDAYEEIVRLRQERAQFLQKIRGLEQQEKQRQERAELDEGSLRSMEKQIQELEEQLAARDGEKERLGKEVEALWSRLSSLENEKENTSYDIETLQDEEGDPLAFPGAELLLSKKTLSPSAEELLATLQGQVQSLTVQNKELREKIQVLENYERDESHPSTPGDFVPASLYNALQRELERLRAQCVEPPRGTDARDEAGGQPEGQTGASEQAPEQIGEGSAAQRIPEEPAWTWGECKAALGELRVPQTQTSAAEREAGAELAEARAALQQAQAALEEREQRVKELQARLEAGAEAVEATASLGDSLEEALREKEALLERCGRAEVEAEALRRELEAKARDWRAAGGPEPGVLEQRVAELVRQNEEVTAQLGQLRETLGRREAELGTLREQLAARPVGRREHEEALARLRQAQAEAEGRVPREEHARATAALEEQAQALRERAAQLEAAAEAKGHEAARLEAELAAAVPRGEHEAAQAGLRAEAAALAQRLGELSRRHEKTCEEVFRVQRQALFMKSERQAAEERLAAAQKQLAEAQDEARRLRELHGHAEDSARLVRDRDRKITELSKEVFRLKEALNTLPESRGPPQSPPDTAALQARIRALEDKLVETEMRHSKVVTLYRSHLLYAVQGHMDEDVQRLLCQILRMQRLQEQGR, encoded by the exons ATGAAGAGCCTGAAGGCCAAGTTCAAGAAGGCAGAT AGCCAGGACTGGACCAAGAATGATGAGAAGCTCCTGCAAGCTGTGGACTACAACGACGCCGGGAAGGTGACATCTCTCCTCGTCCGCAAGGGCCTGGTCCCCACCAAGCTGGACTCGGAGGGCAAATCCGC GTTCCACCTGGCTGCCATGCGGGGGAACGTGGACTGCCTCGAAGCCATGCTGGCTCACGGCGTGGATGCCATGACCAAGGATAGCTCGG GTTACACTGCCCTGCACCTGGCGTCCAAGCATGGCCACCCACAGTGTGTCAGCAAGCTGTTGCAG gcctCCTGCCCTGTGGACGTGGCCGATGGCAGCGGCCGAACAGCACTACACCACGCAG CGGTCAGCGGCTGCATCTCGTGCTCAGAGATCCTCTGTGATTTCAAGGCTCCTTTGAACACCAAGGACAAG GATGGTTCCACGCCGCTGATCCTTGCTGCTAAGATGAGCCACTCAGAGCTGTGCCGGTACCTGCTGCACCGCGGCGCGGCTGTCAACAGCCGGGACCTGCAGGGGAG GACAGCCTTGATGCTGGCCTGCGAGAACGGTAGCGTGGAGACGGTGGAGGTGCTCGTCAACGCCGGTGCCCGGGTGGCCGTGGTGGACTCCTCAGGTCACGATGCTGCGCACTACAGCCTGGCCACAGGCAACGCTCTCATCCAGCACTTCCTGCAAGAGGCTGCTCAGCGCCGGTCCTGGGCCAGTG AAGAGGAGTCAACTGAGCAGACGTCCCAG ACGTCTTCACCCAGCCAGTCGTCTGTCAGGGAGAAGAACAGCACCCCGAGGAAGAGGAaagcccctctgcctcccctgggcacccccagccag GAGGACCGGGACGCCTACGAGGAGATTGTACGGCTGCGGCAGGAGCGGGCCCAGTTCTTGCAGAAGATCCGGGGCTtggagcagcaggagaagcagagacaGGAG CGGGCAGAGCTGGACGAGGGCTCCCTGCGCTCCATGGAGAAGCAG atccaggagctggaggagcagctggcgGCACGGGATGGTGAGAAGGAGCGGCTGGGCAAGGAGGTGGAGGCTCTGTGGAGCCGCTTGTCCTCGCTGGAG AACGAGAAGGAGAACACGAGCTATGACATCGAGACACTGCAGGACGAGGAGGGAGACCCGCTTGCATTCCCAG gggcagagctgctgctctccaagAAGACGCTGAGCCCCTCGGCCGAggagctgctggccacgctgcagGGGCAGGTGCAGTCCCTCACCGTGCAGAAcaaggagctgagggagaaaataCAG GTGCTGGAGAACTATGAGCGGGACGAGAGCCACCCGTCCACCCCGGGGGACTTCGTACCCGCCAGCCTCTACAACGCTCTCCAACGCGAGCTGGAGCGGTTGCGGGCACAGTGCGTGGAGCCGCCGCGGGGCACGGATGCGAGGGATGAGGCTGGTGGGCAGCCGGAGGGGCAGACCGGTGCCTCGGAGCAAGCCCCAGAGCAAATCGGGGAGGGGAGTGCGGCGCAGCGGATCCCAGAGGAGCCGGCCTGGACCTGGGGCGAGTGCAAGGCGGCGCTGGGCGAGCTGCGGGTGCCGCAGACGCAGACCTCCGCAGCCGAGCGGGAGGCCGGCGCTGAGCTGGCGGAGGCCcgggcagccctgcagcaggcgCAGGCAGCGCTGGAGGAGCGGGAGCAGCGGGTGAAGGAGCTGCAGGCCCGTTTGGAGGCCGGCGCGGAGGCCGTGGAGGCGACGGCCTCCCTGGGGGACTCCCTGGAGGAGGCGTTGAGGGAGAAGGAGGCCTTGCTGGAGCGCTGCGGCCGGGCGGAGGTGGAGGCGGAGGCCCTGCGGCGGGAGCTGGAGGCCAAAGCGCGGGActggcgggcggcgggcggccccgagCCGGGGGTGCTGGAGCAACGGGTGGCAGAGCTGGTGCGGCAGAATGAGGAGGTGACggcccagctgggacagctgcgGGAGACGCTGGGTCGCAGGGAGGCCGAGCTGGGCACCCTGCGGGAGCAGCTGGCCGCCCGGCCGGTGGGGCGGCGGGAGCACGAGGAGGCCCTGGCGCGGCTGAGGCAGGCGCAGGCGGAGGCGGAGGGCCGGGTGCCGCGGGAGGAGCACGCCCGGGCCACGGCGGCGCTGGAGGAGCAGGCGCAGGCGCTGCGGGAGCGGGCGGCCCagctggaggcggcggcggaggccaAGGGGCACGAGGCCGCCCGGCTGGAGGCCGAGCTGGCGGCGGCGGTGCCACGGGGAGAGCACGAGGCGGCACAGGCGGGGCTgcgggccgaggcggcggcgctggcccAGCGGCTGGGCGAGCTGTCGCGGCGGCACGAGAAGACGTGCGAGGAGGTTTTTCGGGTGCAGCGGCAGGCGCTCTTCATGAAGAGCGAGCGGCAGGCGGCGGAGGAACGCCTGGCCGCCGCGCAGAAGCAGCTGGCGGAGGCGCAGGATGAAgcgcggcggctgcgggagcTCCACGGCCACGCTGAGGACTCGGCCCGGCTGgtcagggacagggacaggaag ATCACTGAGCTCTCTAAGGAGGTCTTCAGGCTGAAGGAAGCCCTGAATACCCTCCCCGAGTCCCGGGGACCACCGCAGTCACCCCCCGACACTGCCGCGCTCCAGGCCAGAATCCGTGCGCTGGAGGACAAGCTGGTG GAGACAGAAATGCGGCACAGCAAGGTGGTGACGCTGTATCGGAGCCACCTGCTCTACGCAGTGCAG GGCCACATGGACGAGGACGTGCAGAGACTCTTGTGCCAGATCCTGAGGATGCAgcggctgcaggagcagggcagatGA